The DNA sequence ATGTTGACTGGAGGAAGCCTGCAACTCGGTGGCATGCTCTGCAGCATCCGTTCAGAACGGTTTCTCTTCGCTTTTCATCATAGGTTGCTCTTACCTGGGAGCCTTGGAGAGCTGGGAGCTGCTCTACTATAGTGGTATCTCATAGAGcatatatacacacacacactgccGGATCGATCAGGTCCATGGTCCGTACGTGTCCGAACTCTAAAGGGCTCTCCACCGTGTCATGCCTCTTCTTGAGGCGCTTCATTTCCCTTTAAAAGGTTGTTATGGGACAATGGACAACGAGGGACGAGACTCCTGCGATGAGTGAGCAACGTCGTTGGTGGCTTGACGTTGTTTTATAGCTTTGGTGATGGCCAAGGAAATGAACACTTCCGCTCATTATTAGGTTTGGCAGAGTCGTTCAACCACGAGGAATGTGGACTCTGAATCGTTGATCAGAAGCCTCTTCATCTGAAAGTTGCTCATCAAAAAAAGCAGGAATTATGACCagttcaagaaagaaaacccGAAATTTGACTAGTTCGTTTCGAGCGTTTCCTCTCAATTGAGTGAAATGACCCTCCATGTAAGGAAGACCACGCGAATAAACCATCCTCACCTGGGTGATGGTTCAAGGGCAAATTACCTTGAGTGATACCGTAGGGAATGGGCTTTCGCTTAATATTAATCAAGCTGCTTTTTCGATTACCTGAAACGCGTTCTAGGCTTCATTCCAAATCTTCGAAGTGATAGGGGCAAATATAATAAATTTTTTGCAAGCAAAACGGCAGTAGACTCCGACAAGAAATGTTGCTCGTATACCGAGCAGTAATTCGAAAGGGTTGCACTCACCagttttcttctcaatgcctcggttcagctctttcgcacatcTGAACCGTCACACTTTTACATTTCTGCTCGGTGTGAAAACAACACGTTTTCAAACCGGCAAAAAATAGAGGGATGGCCATTCCTTTCGGGAGTGTCAATTTTAAGTAACTGCTACTTACTGATGGAACAAATAAATAGGTATAGGTTAAATCACCAGGTcttggtgaaaacaagcttaggcttacccagaacctggGGAATcgcatgctcatgaaattgttgataCATTAAGATGTTAACCCAAAGGTTAGATGCCGACaatatccaatcatgatcaaagtgttcctgaaataaatctatcatCTAAATAATCGCAGTAGGTTACGACTGGGTTTATAATTTATCAACTTACATTTTCCTTGACCAATGCCTAGGGAGAGgcaaattgtgaaaaaaaacgaatttttgTAAATAAAGCCCATCTTTTTACACTGTTCGCCTTGATTTGCACCTTTACATctttattttgcatatttggctTAAGACTgtattttggttcaaattaACGCTTTCTTAGCGTTAGAATTCGTTACAAAGTTTTAAATCAAAGGGTTCAGCCTCAGCTACTTTAATTACAAGGCAATGtgattaacttttttttactaaTTTCAACCATTTGCCGTTAAAAACCACAAATGTCAGTAGAATATCCTTTTCAGTAAGCAACTTATGCcattgaaaaccaaaaccaaaagaacTTTTGGTGCATCGCTTCTTAGACGAATTCAGGTGATCCTTTTCTTAcaatatcaatcaaaagtGTGCAGACTTGGGCTCGTACGTAAAAAgtgccatttctttcttttatatCCTGTTCCCTCCTTTTAGTTGGGAATTTGATTTCACTCTCAAGTTACTCAAATTCATTACTTTGCAACTCTATTGTCAATTCTAACCGCTGTAAAGGTGTATTTATGAACCGTGATATATGCAAATTATTGGCTCCGAATTTCTCTTGTTAAAAAATcataatgaaaatattttttattgcgactctcggtcatgtcgTTGTGTGAAATATACAAGTCTATGAACCTACCCATAAATCTTCTGTTCGGCTTAAGACCCTCTAACCTAGCTTAAGTGCTATCCGTGAATTGGCCGATTTATCCCAACGACCTTCAGCCATGATATATTTGACTAAAAAACTTGGATGACACGAGTCGCCAAGAAATAATGAAGTCCTCGCTTGATAAACAGCTTGCCCACAGTCCCTTTCATgatgaaatgtaaaaaagaccAGATCATCCACGGCTGATATGGAGCTTTTTCGTTGGATACCTTGCACGCCCCTGTCAATGAAAGGTCGGCCTCATCCCCTCGTTATAAGTGattaaacaaaaacattttactTGCAGAAGTGCAAAAACATTCATCATCTTTGATGGTATGTATCCATAGCGAGTGCAAATCGTGCTACCGTGTTTAACCCTTTGTCTAggaagcaatttcaaatacGATCAACACAAAGGATTGCGATTCCAGGAATGACATACAGTCGGTGTAACAAAAATGTACAACAGTGTGGGGTTAAACAAGTTGGCGATATAGTACACAATTGCCAATGACTTTGAAAGTCAAAGAGCTGAACCATCCCTAAAGTTAGGGTAATTAAGGGgatgatgaaaaatgaaaaatgagacCCTCCCTAAGTAATATAAACATGAATTTCCATTGCCAGAGAGAATCTGTTTTACCATTGGATGATGCTGAATGGTGGTTTTTAACAATAGTAGAGATGGTGAATCTCTGGTACGATGTTATTCCCCTGATTTAGTAATGGAATCAGATGCAATCTAATAGAcagaaatttaaaaatagATGGTACACCGTTTATTTGAACTTGGAAACAAGGGTCAAACTTGACCTTTTATGTGATCATATTTGCCTTTAGGTCTCATCGAAAGAAATCGAACTTCATTCGATGCAATCGCTTTGTGATGCAAGCAATAGTCCGTCCAAATAGAACACCTTCCTTTGAAAGAATCTGGGAAATATCGGTCGGACCtctaaaagttcatttttacAACTTCACCAAATCAAAGACTGCATAACTGGTTCATAAAGTATGGTTACGTTGCAATGCTTGGGAAGAGTCTGATACATGATGCATAGGAAAAAAAGCTACCATGGTTTGACAATGGGCAAAAGATAAATGACAGTTCATTATGATAACATCAAAGTGGACAACACGATCAAGATCAATGCAAAACAAGTGTTGGCTGAGATGGCGTTTTCCCCTCAAGTTTAGTCTGCTTTCGCtttttaagttgtaataactgtAATAACATGTCTATGAACTTACCAAAGAGAATTGAAAGTGTGCAATGGTTAACTGGCTCAAGTATCCAAAATCCATTTCCTTGGGACCAAATTCATTAGTAGAACCTGACTGAAATGACAAGCACACCAAGTCAGCCCATTAGAGTTCGGCCCACCATAACGCAACCAACAACCTAAATACTGTTTCTCCCTCAAAAAACAAACGTGGCTAAACCCTCCATCGTGGTATGGTTGGTTTCGACAAACATGACGTAACATGACGTAACAATGCATCATCTTAAACCCTCTTGCTTCAGCGTCGGTAGGTTTTATGAGGGCAATATAATTTGTTAGACTCCTCTCTCTTTGTTTGGGGTCGAGGATTTGGGTACATgcttatttgcaaatttcatACACCTTGCAATGGAACTGGAACTTTTGCATATATTTTCACAAGGCCTTGGCAATAATATTAACAACATCAATGCATAATCGGTGATTTTCGTACGGGCTTGCTTATTCAAACGAACCATTCCGCAGAGAGCAATCACTAATAATGCTTTGGTTTGGCTCCTCGTAAACAACCGGGATTCAACCCCAGATCTCTCCGAATGTCCAAGCATTGGCCAACCTTCGGAAACCGACAAGCCGGTTTCTTCGGTTTGGAGCAGCTCTGGCGCTCACAAACCCGCCATGAGCAAGTGCCCACAATGCGGAGGGATTTCACTCGTCTGCCATGGGGAATGGCCCGAGGATGGTGAAAGGAAAACACCTTGCCGGACACCATACAATTGGGTTTCGAGAAGAATTCAATAACACACTTGTCTTGGAATGCAAAGGTCACGTTAGACAAGGCTAGGTACACTAGGAGGATTGGAAACCATAGCATTTTGCCACTTTCACAAGGTCACATGGGAGGAGCGAGAGTGATCTGATTATGGGCACTGGACGGTGACTAATGAATTATGGTCCGGTAGTCATGTGGATATTTAGGGGTACTCTCCATGAGGCGAAAAGGGCGCCAGCCACTTGATGGGCCCTCTTCCAAAGGAGGCCAGAGTATGAGTGTATGAGTGTATATGTTGAATGTGCGTGTGTTCAACGTCTGTGACTACGTAATAAGATCACAAAAAAGGTGCTCGCTCCGCCGAGCGTTTTGGCGTCTCCGTTTCTTCGTTAAACTTGAATTGCACAGAAGGGCCTGTCGCTCGGGATGGATTTTAGGCCGACTCTTCTCGAATGGAGCAAGATGGTATCGTCTGGTGGTCATGTTTATCCCTAACACAATCTCGACTAATCATTCCTGGAAACATGGGATGACTTGAGGGGCATTATACGCTTGAAACCGGGATGGACTGAACCTCTGGTCTTCCCCAAGGAGTCTGTCATTTTGGAATGTCAACCACTCGGTCAAAGGAGAATCATCTTTCTGATCAATAGTGCAAGTCATTTTGGGGGAAACTTGGGTCGTTGTCAGTTTCAAGTTTTGCTTCAATGGTTCTTCAATGGAACAACAGGCGCGACGTTTTCGATAAAAACAACCAATCGAAATATTGATTGAGTTGGATCATATCGCTCCAACACATGTATAAAACCAATAGACCCCTGAAATGTGGACGGTGAAGCAAGAGGTCGAGTTATGACATTTCGAAATCGAGACAACGAGACAACGCATTGTGCTCTTCTTCAAATCAGATTGTTCAAGCTGTTTATAGGTCGTTAGGATTATGTTTATTAGCTTTCAGCCCAAGTAAATGACTGAGGCAAAAGTTATGCCCCCTCAAATAACACTAATGTAATTCTTCTCAAACTTAACGAGCTAGTCCTCTATTGTTAATTGACTACAAGAAGAGGagtatttgatttattttgtgccTGGTTTTTGTACTGCACTCTTCATTCCGTTGTTCGACCAGGCTGAaaatgaaacatatctttaTTCCAACCCTCGGTCATGCTATTGCATAAATTACATAAAGTGAATATAATATAATGTGCAGTTATAGTTAAAGAAATAATGACAAAATGTAGAAATGTAATCATAGTTAAGATGGCAAAAGTTGGTTCAATGGGAGAGGCAAAGTTGAATAGGGAATAAGCACACCGTTCATATAAAGGCAGGCTATGGTAGATGACGAAAGTCTTAATCATGGCAAAGGTTCCATATTCTTCACTTTGCGAGATGTCTTTTCCTGCACATGAATAACTATTGTTATATGTATTTTGTAACTTTTTGTAAAATCGTTCCAATCTCGTggtaaaaatgcattttcgagttttgatggaaatagcCCAATACATCTTAGATTTTTTTCTAGCAAACAAGACCATatgaaacaactttgattttatgtttttaTGGATTTCTAGCTCATGTAGAAATATTGCATGcctaaaacatttgaaatattgaataattCATGGCCCTATttcattcaactttgaaaCACTTTCAAATAACACTTTAATCCAAATTACCTCATGATTAATTTCACAAATACTAAAATATATGGGAATTAATAGTTCTGCTTTCATTCGTTGtggctccaaaatgcccaGGTTATATCTAAACTCAAATTCCTAGATAATTGATATAGGTTGTCAATGTTACAAAAATTTAAGgttatttttcccttttttttgctccatctgaaaaaaaagcacaaaatatgatttcatatcacttaaaacacacaaAGCATGTAAATTTTTGAACACACAATATTAAAAGTGGTACTATTTACGCGCTCACTCGAATTATGAATCAGAGAGGATACACAAGAGGCAGTTTAGTGATTTGGGCGTTTTCTCAAAGTTGAAATCGATAAATAAAGTACATTTTTAGAAACCTTGGCTTGGGTTTGTATGACGAAACGGAAAAAGGAGACCTAAATCCCTGCCCAAGGCTGGTCAAATGTCTTATCGTATCGTATGTAATTTCCACTCAGACACGCATAAAACTTCGTTTTGTATTGCAAAGAAATGAGTTCAGCGCCCCATTGGCTGGAATTTAGAACCTTTGATTCCGTCTCAAAACAACTCGTTCACAGTTGTCCCAGATCTTATCGTATCTTATCGCATTATGGTATTAGTTACTCTTGAGGCACCTTTGAACAtactttttatgttttcaatcGATTATCGAGCCTCTTGTGAGACATTCTGCCATGAAAGTGCATAATTTAGTCACCATGTTGGTGAAAAATAGATGATGGTTGTCTTCAAATCCACCCATTTTGTAATTGTTGAATCATTAAATGCTACTATGCGAGTGgcgtttcttttttattgaccTACATCGGCTTTGAAAACTGTGGATCTTTTATGTAGTAGCTGACTGATGagtaaggttctcaaaattatgcataaaaaaggacctcaatatgcaaataaagatgcgaAAAAGcaagcccaggatgcaaataaggatgcaaatgggcctcaaagatgctttacaTTGTTATGGTATACCATGATTTGTTAAGCTGGACACATATTTTCTAATAACATGCcctgattccagtggatcagtATCTGAACAGTAATCCAAGACATAACAATCACAGGTGTTGACATTTTCCAGTGTGTCGTTGTCCtaggaaagagatggcagGCGGGACCCTGAATTGTCAAGTGCAGACGTACGTCAAGGGGcgccaatttctcatcaaaatgacgaaaacaaaaatttgtggcccaaacaaaatcagccaaaaaaagcctaaaatgcataaaaatgtgaaaaagtaccaaagatgcaaataaaggttcaggatccaaaaatatgtaatgatgggcccaggatgcaaataaatgttatttgcgtaTGTTTGAGAACATTACTGATGAGTCTTCACAAGGGCCTGCGAATTTTGCAGAAACTTGCATATCTGagaattttctgcaaattttgcaacttAAACAGCAACATTTAACATTTTTCTGCCATTTaatatgcaatttcagccttttCAGCACAAACATATGAATGTATCtgcaatttgagatttttaaggtgtatttttgtcaattttggggaGAAAATTGTGAGAATTGAAGTCttccttattttttttctagagttttgtttgaaatgaaagtacaTAATAGATTACAGATATGTTAACAACCGCCTGCATACATATTTCATCTATCCATTTTGAACAGCTCTATCTCTATTATCGTGGCAATTTTTGGAGATACACTATATTAAAGGTTGGGACTCACTGGATTTGTGCAGCATatatcttttaaaaaatctgtCACATCTTAAcatagatggatagatagatttatttcaggaacactttgatcatgattggataatgtcggcatctaatctttgagttagcatcttaatatatcaacaatttcataaccatgtaattcctcaggttctgggtaagccaaagcttgttttcaccaggacctgggcaaattaaagaagacatgacatagatagtccATATTGTTAgagaggccaagctgcaacagAATAATAACCTGAGTtggaaaaaatacaaaatgaaattgaaagacaagaaggaaCTCATATTGGTTCAaattatgaagaaaagaagggaccaagaaaaagatatagaaagaaaaacatgaaaaacagagtcAAAAATCTATTTCAACTTCCActttgttatgtttactagaaaatgcgaaacgtcttcaggaatgggaggaaaattaataagtttagaatttaatttggtgcatggagtgttttgaatGAGATCGAGTGGCGGATAATCGTAATTACAGAGAAAAACATGTTTCCATAGAGCATCAAAAAATGGCTGGGAGATGGACGGTTTATTTGGTAAGAATTGGCCTGCTACCATTTTAAGAACCTTGAAAACAGTGTAACCTTATCTCTAACATGTAATGGAGCATAatctcaaaaacaaaattgttttgggaTAGTTTCATTGTGACATTATCAAAATGCTGTTGCTGAACACAGTATCTTTTTTTATCCTTCAATAAAGATATAGGTACAATATGCTGGTTTAGCCGATGGGTCTGAGGGGCAGCgtgaacaatgcaagaatcctctccccagccaggtttgtttgtttgttaaaaagtcaGGTGGCAGCTCTTTCGCTTGGCCTGCTATCTGACAATGGGTGTCCCAATCGAGAAATATTCCGGCTCTGTCGTCACAACCATCATTGATTCTTACCTCACCTTCAGGAATGACCACAgttttgcccatttaagctgtccAAGTAGCAAATTATGCTGTAATATATAAAATACTGCAAGGAAGCttgatttccaaattggagAGCAGATGCTCAATCAATACGGTACCACAGCTAGCCTCCTCTCTCCAGGTGTAGTAGGTTTGAATTTTTGTGCTGAGATTTACTACGACAgaaatttacttttcattCACTATTACTTGATTTGGAGGGCAAAAATAGCCTTTACAGCCCTCCATCCAGCCCTCCACAtgcctatgttttgacaagattttttttcaaacttttgtgcAGATTCAGTTGTCTTGGCTGGCGCTACTCATCGCTCATCACCATTTTTTTGGAGATCACTGGAATACTTTACAGTACAATGAAGGGAGTAGCAAAACAATTTGCAACTCAAAATACtggtcaaaaaagttttctaCGGTTTCGCAAAAACTGTTGTAAAATTTAGGAAGAACTTAAGATCCACAAAATTAAGTgtaaaaacaactttttcagGCTTTGAATTACTTTATATGTTTGTCAATGAGTGAAAATGTGGCAGTTTGAAGTATTGTAATGTTAGATGAACTATTTATTTCAATGATAAAGGACTTGGGACTGTAATCTAATCCCTTAAAAAAGAGCTATTAAGCCCCAAAAGTTTCAAGTGAGACATTAAATAAAGATGACGAGTCTTGGCTACTCAATCTAAAAGGCAGAGTTGAACGatccaatttttttaaatatatcaAAGTCGAGATGAGATACcacctttgaaatgaaagacagGTGCCGACTTCTATNNNNNNNNNNNNNNNNNNNNNNNNNNNNNNNNNNCAAAGCTGGGCCAGCCCATGNTTCTTACTTTCGAATTGTAATTCAATAGCATTTCCTTCTCTTATGTCcagcatgaaaatgaatgtaaaCAAAAGGATATAAAGccatgaaaagagaaaagaggaaGTGGCAGTACAACCAAATCTCGATTTATGTGATAGATTCACTCAGGATtgttatgaatgaaaaatcaatATGCTATTGTAAATTGTTGATGATATTTCTAAATGATATCGGCTGAGATAACCATTACAACCACTTGGGATTTTAATTGTAATTGCAAGTACATTGTAGGATCCACGGTGgtcatattttctggttaagggtttgctcaaatgccaagacatctagatatgtttttctttgtcaaagagacaaaaggaacaacttttgtgaaatacacacGTTTAAAAGTcgctcagataagtgtgttaaatcacttaaagtccattaaaatacatcattgtcaaaaacgtagttaATCAttattaaacatactcttagtgatgtattgacgtaaaatgtCGTAAACTTCAATTCAGCACATGATTAAACAGtaattacaacttgaaagttgcgcTTTACACCTAGAAAGATCGAAAtgtggcctaattatgtttccagttatttccatattattgtctttttcaataaagagaCCCGAAATAACAATTTTACAATTTATTTaaaatttctttaaaagttaaagtagcaaaaatgtcacttaaatcttacaaaacatgtaaaattgcctttcattttagctaagtgccaaaagctacactattctGTCATTTTCCTGAAGTATTTGAACGATtcatgtgacagtttaattttcaaatttatcacgttttgcaataattaatttcttcGAACTAGCGAAAGttaatatatttttgtcaaaattcaagatcaagcttgattaaagttgcgatttacaagtatggcattacaattatgaaatattgacattaagtcaGTTTTAAATAAATCTGccttcatttttgaccatCCTGTTTTGAAGACGTCTTGACTGGTCGGTCGGAATGGCAACTTGAGTTGAATAGCGAAGagaaatgaatattttttttaaaatgcctAACTTTATCATGGAATAGAACCTATACAATTATGCGATATTTTAGAATCACTAGACATGGTGGCGTCATAGAAAACCATAgatgaagttatctatgggtgGCGTGGAGGTCAAGTAGTCAAGAGGAGCAGCTGGTGTTCAAAAGCTAGATTCCACTGCATTTGAAGATTCACGCACACATTGATGATTGGATTTTTATAAGAATTCAATAATTAGCTGCAGATTGGAATCAAGTATGTTTTTGCGCTCGTACCAAACTGATTTCAGTTGTTATTGGTATTTCTTAGCTACTTAGCTCCTGTTCAGATCCACaacttgaaaaagatgaatcTAGATTATATactgattttcttttcaaacatttttgatactTTAGGAGTCACAAAGGCCAAGGTAGATGGCAAAGTTTTAATGTTAAATTGCTAAATGGCTCATAACCCAAATTTTATCGCCTCAGAATTGCGGACTTGCTACTTTAGCTAGGGATGAAGAAGGTGTCAGTtgtagatttttggtccatgAAAACATGGTATTTTGTGTACTgaatgtgatcaatctgcctgcgcttcaaactttcaaaccagtactgccaagtttagTCCAAGCTGATTTGTGAAAATGTACGTTTCCAATTGACCTAAAAGTcgagcttggatcaaacttggcagtactgttttgaaagtttgaggcgcaggcagattgatcataTCATCAGTAATAATGTTATGCACCTTAGTTTGGTAGTgtgatttggcctttttgataGTGCGAGTTTAGGCTTTCATTGATTTTACTCAAATTTCGCGCTCTGAGGCTAAACTGGTTGGTTTACTATGGGACAAGGACCCTTTAGCTGGTCCATGTATGAGCCCAATCTGAAGGATTACGTTCAATCATATGTGAGactattcctttttttttattccctGACTGATCCAGGCTCCCGAATGCCAGAGGGGGGGTTGAGGCGAGTCCCGAAGTCTCAGTAGCGCATATTTACCCCTCCTCATGCTGCCTCCATTTTGGGCCTATCAACAGCTGATTCTCGCACGACAGCCTATCGAGGGTGGCTGACCCCGATGAAATCGACACGGGTCAGGATCAGCGTTCGAGTGTTGTACGCCATAAAAGGTGTGATGGCATGAATGAGCTAGCCCCCTGATTGACCCATTTCAGAGTGAAAATGATGACGGGCAGGGTGAAAGGCAACCAAACATGGAATGATGGGGGCGTTTCGAGTCCCGAgttaaaaaagatcaattggCTAAGCATCGACATTCCCAGGTCACCCTGAGTAAAAGTCGAACAGGGTCAAGGGAACGCGACCTGAAACTGCCATTCCTCCTATTGTGAAGGCCTCCAGTGAACATTGTCCGGATATTGGGTGCTTGCTTATTGGTGTGGTCCGCCAGCCTCTCGTCCTTGGAATTGACTGATTCTTCATCCCCGTCATCCCATCAGCCCTAGCATCCCCAGTAACATGGCCTCTTGGGGAATTCGCGGCTTGGCCCAATCCTGGGGTCAGCTCCAACAAGCCCAAAAGGTAAGTGAGTCAGTGATTACCAGGCCCTCCCCCATGGCCCTCCCAGGGTTCCATGGGGGAGGGCTGGCCTAGCTGCCATGATTCAGCTTGGATTGGCCGAGATGGAGAAGCCCTTGGTTGCATATTTCACTCGAGAGTCAAGCCAGATTTCCCCCTTGTCCCCCCCTTGGGATGGGATCAATGGTCATTTGTCGATCAGCCCCGTCGGTATCCCCCCTCAACCCCTCAACCTGCGTCCCTAGGGTGGATATATCAAGAGCGACACGTGGGGATCATGGTCATGCAATGGGCTCCGAGGTCATCACTTCTCAGCCAGCCCTACATTCGAAAATTAGAACGGAATCGGGACGGGTCTGAGGCCCTCCCCAAGTGGTTGAATGGCTGAAGTAGGCTAGGCCAATTGAGAGACCCNCACGAGATTGGAACGATTTTACAAAAAGTTACAAAATACATATAACAATAGTTATTCATGTNNNNNNNNNNNNNNNNNNNNNNNNNTAGCGGAAAAAGGCCCCGTGTTTTTACCCGTGCCCTACCGCCCATGGGCTGGCCCAGCTTTGATTGCCCTTGTCTTGCAGTTAATTGTGCCTTCGAGCCGCGGGATCTTGGGTGCCCGCCCTCGTCCACAATCCACGCACGCCCAAACGGACGCCGTCAGCGGGAATGTGCCGCCCACCCAAATCTCCGTGATGGACAACGGCATGCGGGTGGCCACCGAGGATTCGGGCAGTCCCACGGCCACGGTGGGACTGTGGATCGACACGGGCTCGCGCTACGAAACGGCGGCCAACAATGGCGTCGCTCACTTTCTGGAACACATGGTTTTCAAGGTAAGACCCACCCACCGCCTCCCCTTGGTGCCTCTCCCGCTCGATTCCTCCTTACCTTGGAGCTCGACTCTGAGGGCCAGGTCAGGAACCTCACCGTTGATTGGCGTGGACGTGTCGTTGGCTTCTCTTTCAGGGCACGGCCAAGCGCACCCAAAACGCGCTCGAATTGGAAATTGAGAACATGGGCGCCCATTTGAACGCCTACACGTCACGGGAGCAGACCGTGTTCTACGCCAAATGCTTGTCCGGCGATGTGGGGCACGCTGTGGAAATCCTGTCGGACATTCTGCAAAATTCGAAATTCGACGAGCAGGCCATTGAGCGCGAGCGCGGCGTCATTCTCCGCGAAATGCAAGAGGTGGAGATGAATCTGCAAGAGGTAGTGTTCGACTATCTGCACTCGGTGGCCTTCCAAGGCACGCCCTTGGGTCGTACCATCTTGGGCCCGACCAAGAACATCAAGTCCATCAACCGCGACGATCTACGGTCCTACATTGACACCCACTACAAAGGACCCCGCATGGTCGTGGCCGGCGCCGGTGGCGTGGCTCACCAAGACTTGTGTCAACTCACCCAACAACATTTCGGCCAAATTGGCACCCAATATCAGGCCGAGATCCCCTTGGACTTGCACTGTCGCTACACTGGTAAGCCCCGATCCCTTGGACTTTGGCTTGTATGTCTGTCTCGTTGGCTTCTCTGACTGGTGACTGACTGCCATGCGGTTCTGATTCCAGGCTCGGAAGTGTTGGCTCGGGACGATGCCATGCCTTTGGCCCATGTGGCTTTGGCCGTGGAGGGCGTGGGCTGGACCAACCCCGACAACATTCCCCTCATGGTGG is a window from the Tigriopus californicus strain San Diego chromosome 2, Tcal_SD_v2.1, whole genome shotgun sequence genome containing:
- the LOC131893161 gene encoding mitochondrial-processing peptidase subunit beta-like, with translation MASWGIRGLAQSWGQLQQAQKLIVPSSRGILGARPRPQSTHAQTDAVSGNVPPTQISVMDNGMRVATEDSGSPTATVGLWIDTGSRYETAANNGVAHFLEHMVFKGTAKRTQNALELEIENMGAHLNAYTSREQTVFYAKCLSGDVGHAVEILSDILQNSKFDEQAIERERGVILREMQEVEMNLQEVVFDYLHSVAFQGTPLGRTILGPTKNIKSINRDDLRSYIDTHYKGPRMVVAGAGGVAHQDLCQLTQQHFGQIGTQYQAEIPLDLHCRYTGSEVLARDDAMPLAHVALAVEGVGWTNPDNIPLMVANTMLGNWDRSMIAGPSNASNLAKNVSAGSCNSYQAFNTCYKDTGLWGVYFVAGNMQLDDMVHFITEEWMRLCTTVSDFEVDRAKNLLKTNMMLQLDGTTPVCEDIGRQMLCYGRRMSAQELEKRIDAVDAALVRDVCYRYIYDQCPVVAAVGPIENLPDYNVIRSKLFWNRL